A single genomic interval of Arthrobacter sp. NicSoilB8 harbors:
- a CDS encoding ABC transporter substrate-binding protein yields the protein MTMHEDALLRASSQGGWDRRTLLKTFGAGAVAMAGIPLLSACTGGSAPASSGANTATFGSGSSDEVPKAAYKAVTDAFEKKSGIKITTNVVAHNDFQNKINTYLQGSPDDAFTWFAGYRMQYYAGKGLLAPIDDVWEKVGGNYSDALKKASTGADGKMYLIPNYNYPWGFFYRKSLWTEKGYAVPTTFDELKALCAKMKGDGLIPIEFADKDGWPAMGTFDYLNMRLNGYQFHMDLTAHRESWDQKKVSDVFDTWKVLLPYQNPNALGMTWQDSAKSLADKKSGMYLLGSFLTQQYTDKAIADDIDFFPFPEIAMEGRDAIEAPIDGLLLSKKGGQNQAARDFLAYVGTPEGQDVYASVDSSNIATAKGADTSKFTPLNKKLAEAISGAKNISQFFDRDALPAMANNVMIPALQTFIKDGTVDVKNLEAQAKSLYAAQ from the coding sequence ATGACCATGCATGAAGACGCACTGCTCCGGGCCTCCAGCCAAGGCGGGTGGGACCGGAGGACGCTGCTGAAAACATTCGGCGCCGGAGCAGTCGCGATGGCCGGTATTCCCCTGCTTTCGGCCTGCACGGGCGGCAGTGCACCTGCCAGCAGCGGCGCCAACACGGCCACCTTCGGTTCCGGATCCTCGGACGAGGTCCCCAAGGCTGCCTACAAGGCGGTGACCGACGCCTTCGAGAAGAAGTCCGGCATCAAGATCACCACCAATGTTGTGGCGCACAATGACTTCCAGAACAAGATCAACACCTACCTCCAGGGCAGCCCGGACGATGCTTTCACCTGGTTCGCCGGCTACCGCATGCAGTACTACGCCGGCAAGGGATTGCTCGCCCCGATCGACGACGTCTGGGAAAAGGTCGGCGGAAACTACTCCGACGCACTGAAGAAGGCGTCGACGGGCGCCGACGGCAAGATGTACCTGATCCCGAACTACAACTACCCCTGGGGCTTCTTCTACCGGAAGAGCCTGTGGACGGAGAAGGGCTACGCCGTCCCCACGACGTTCGATGAGCTGAAGGCGCTCTGTGCCAAGATGAAGGGCGACGGACTGATCCCGATTGAGTTCGCGGATAAGGACGGCTGGCCCGCCATGGGCACGTTCGACTACCTGAACATGCGCCTGAACGGCTACCAGTTCCACATGGACCTCACCGCGCACCGCGAAAGCTGGGACCAGAAGAAGGTCAGCGACGTCTTCGACACCTGGAAGGTGCTGCTGCCGTACCAGAACCCGAACGCCCTCGGCATGACCTGGCAGGACTCCGCGAAATCCCTCGCGGACAAGAAGTCGGGCATGTACCTGCTCGGCTCCTTCCTCACCCAGCAGTACACGGACAAGGCGATCGCCGACGACATCGATTTCTTCCCGTTCCCGGAGATCGCGATGGAAGGCCGGGACGCGATCGAGGCACCCATCGACGGCCTCTTGCTCTCCAAGAAGGGCGGCCAGAACCAAGCCGCCCGGGACTTCCTGGCCTACGTCGGAACCCCGGAAGGGCAGGATGTGTACGCTTCGGTGGACTCGTCCAACATCGCCACCGCCAAGGGCGCGGACACCTCGAAGTTCACGCCGCTGAACAAGAAACTGGCCGAGGCCATCAGCGGCGCCAAGAACATCAGCCAGTTCTTCGACCGTGACGCCCTGCCCGCCATGGCCAACAACGTGATGATCCCGGCCCTGCAGACCTTCATCAAGGACGGCACCGTTGATGTGAAGAACCTGGAAGCCCAGGCCAAGTCCCTGTACGCCGCCCAGTAG
- a CDS encoding sugar ABC transporter permease has product MSVSTNPSSRGRRAVAAPARRVRRLSRRDKVVLGMMVGIPTLIQLVLVWIPTLMSVGLSFTRWNGLELTDIKPAGVENYLFVAQDYPPFWPAVQHNVLWLVFLALVATPLGLLLAVLLDQNIRGTRIYQSIFFAPVMLSLALIGIIWQLFYNRDSGLLNFLLGTAGTPQAVDWFGDSSVNIWAALFAATWRHAGYVMILYLAGLKGVDPTLREAAQIDGANAVQTFFRVIFPAMRPVNVIIIVITVIESLRAFDIVYVINRGTNGLELISALVIQNLVGEGQVIGIGSALAVILLVISLIPITFYLSRAFGKDKEA; this is encoded by the coding sequence ATGAGTGTCTCTACCAATCCGTCGTCGCGGGGGCGCAGAGCAGTTGCCGCACCCGCGCGGCGGGTTCGGCGGCTGTCCCGCCGCGACAAAGTGGTGCTCGGCATGATGGTGGGCATCCCCACACTGATCCAGCTCGTCCTGGTCTGGATCCCCACCCTCATGTCGGTCGGCCTGTCCTTCACCCGTTGGAACGGGCTGGAGCTGACCGACATCAAGCCCGCCGGCGTCGAGAACTACTTGTTCGTCGCCCAGGACTACCCGCCGTTTTGGCCCGCCGTGCAGCACAACGTGCTGTGGCTGGTGTTCCTGGCCCTCGTCGCCACGCCGCTGGGGCTGCTGCTGGCCGTGCTCCTGGACCAAAACATCCGCGGCACCAGGATCTATCAGAGCATCTTCTTCGCCCCGGTCATGCTCTCCCTGGCCCTGATCGGGATCATTTGGCAGCTGTTCTACAACCGTGACAGCGGCCTCCTGAACTTCCTCCTCGGCACGGCGGGCACGCCCCAGGCCGTGGACTGGTTCGGGGATTCCAGCGTCAACATCTGGGCAGCCCTGTTCGCCGCCACGTGGCGGCATGCCGGCTACGTCATGATCCTTTACTTGGCCGGGCTCAAGGGAGTGGACCCGACGCTGCGTGAAGCCGCCCAGATTGACGGTGCCAACGCGGTCCAGACCTTCTTCCGGGTGATCTTCCCGGCCATGCGCCCGGTCAATGTCATCATCATCGTCATCACCGTCATCGAATCCCTCCGGGCGTTCGACATCGTCTACGTCATCAACCGCGGCACCAACGGCCTGGAACTCATCAGCGCCCTGGTCATCCAGAACCTGGTGGGCGAGGGGCAGGTGATCGGCATCGGATCGGCCCTGGCCGTCATCCTGCTCGTCATCTCGCTGATCCCCATCACCTTCTACCTGTCCCGCGCGTTCGGAAAGGACAAAGAGGCATGA